The following are from one region of the Patescibacteria group bacterium genome:
- a CDS encoding PilT/PilU family type 4a pilus ATPase, producing the protein MDISSYFKQAIEQKASDLHLVAGSIPALRMEGELVKLNHGILENKDLEEGVRTLIDEKTWERFNRKRELDFSQEFFGARFRVNLHYQEGKIALSARLIPSKIPAPEEIGLSETIYNLTHMRDGLIIVTGPSGSGKSTTLAVMLDIINKERRSHIITIEDPIEYLFEEKQSIIEQRELGSDTITFASALKYALRQDPNVIMVGEMRDLETISAVLTAAETGHLVLSTLHTATASETIARIIDVFPAHQQQQILSQLSSTLRAVVAQHLLPGIKGDRVAAREVMINNSAIGNLIRRNQIGQIYTVIQTSQKDGMITMNKSIDKLLQEGLISAEVAKNRKRDLETQAVYY; encoded by the coding sequence ATGGATATTTCTTCCTACTTCAAACAAGCTATTGAACAAAAAGCTTCTGATTTACACCTGGTCGCCGGCAGTATTCCGGCTTTGCGTATGGAAGGGGAATTAGTTAAGTTAAACCACGGCATACTTGAAAACAAGGACCTGGAAGAAGGGGTGCGCACCCTGATTGATGAAAAAACATGGGAAAGGTTTAATCGCAAGCGGGAGCTGGATTTTTCCCAGGAATTTTTTGGCGCCCGTTTCCGCGTTAACCTCCATTATCAGGAGGGAAAAATAGCTTTATCCGCCCGTTTAATCCCAAGCAAAATACCCGCTCCCGAAGAAATCGGCTTGAGCGAAACTATTTATAATCTAACGCACATGCGGGATGGTTTGATTATCGTTACCGGGCCATCAGGGTCTGGAAAATCCACGACCCTTGCTGTGATGCTTGACATTATAAACAAGGAGAGGCGGTCTCATATTATTACGATTGAGGATCCGATAGAATATTTATTTGAAGAAAAACAAAGCATCATTGAGCAAAGGGAGTTGGGAAGCGACACCATAACTTTCGCTTCCGCCTTGAAATACGCCCTGCGGCAAGACCCGAACGTAATTATGGTGGGCGAAATGCGGGACCTGGAAACTATCTCGGCGGTTTTGACCGCCGCGGAAACCGGACATTTGGTTCTGTCAACCTTGCATACGGCGACGGCTTCAGAAACAATCGCCCGGATCATTGACGTTTTTCCCGCGCACCAGCAGCAGCAGATTTTGAGCCAATTGTCTTCCACTTTGCGGGCGGTAGTGGCTCAGCATTTGCTTCCCGGAATAAAAGGCGATCGGGTGGCGGCCAGAGAAGTTATGATAAATAACAGCGCTATCGGCAATTTGATAAGGCGCAACCAAATCGGGCAGATTTATACGGTTATCCAGACCAGTCAAAAGGACGGGATGATTACTATGAACAAATCAATTGACAAGCTCTTGCAGGAGGGTTTAATCAGCGCGGAAGTGGCTAAAAATAGAAAAAGAGATTTAGAAACGCAGGCAGTATATTATTAG